A stretch of Imperialibacter roseus DNA encodes these proteins:
- a CDS encoding serine hydrolase domain-containing protein, with protein MFQKLYTASITLLCLVLMHFGVRAHAWGEQEVFGEIVTQRWMLTLEEVDRRSQNDSILQFLNQRELGGILYQPHHLLSEIAAHIDLVEEGTEHQLLIGLNLSAADQKTYRNLGLTPPSVLAAVADDDLTRKAASRDAALLRAAGVDFVMIDLFRLSFWQGYGEQPEAVKQSAVAYLKGLTEGGIDVVGNFSSSAFGESRLPLTEELSLSKDAEIRGINISSLQNQPVAFENGYEATKFLAKEFSYHPITFASYPSEKAWNQDLKNPVADFLFVSPGQAFHESARLVDAKIKYKKQKAVIGKISQWKLQRLLLRSQPENFVTAAGNTAERSFAFQLNLKSATLLTNAESLIPFKKLENQSFATSSFGNVSKDFLEHIHKYASVTEFAFPSGLMSSEMPAWQIAHFDNYIAAIDLAWFDALSHEEQARLLVFFIKLQKERTKVTLVLLGLSENLELFAGIEHISYHPVGGEQAERLAPQLLFGAYGYSGKWNGSKELFANASSTASLARLKYGEPWMRTIKGLNVVDSIAIKAIADKATPGCQILVAKGGVVLYEKSFGYLSYDSLMPVTNETLYDLASLTKVSATLQALMILVDQGKIDIKSNLGAYIKSTLDTNKERLIVEDVLLHQAGLKPYIPFWQRSYESKRKKILDPMFFNASAGEEFSMEILPGMYSTPAMKDSVWRWTLQTDLMTLGPKDSVYTYKYSDLGFMVIQKLVEEVAGMPLDEFVSREVYKPLGMDRLCFQPLCSYPYQSIAPTELDFYFRKNMVWGTVHDENAAIMGGVAGHAGLFGNANSLAILLQMHLQKGYYGGRQYVDNKTVDLFTQRLSNNAPRALGWDMKDLSFTRNNTSFWSSETTYGHTGFTGTAVWVDPEMELIYIFLSNRVHPDAHNNKLVESNIRTRIQDVIYQSLGWQLTSGE; from the coding sequence ATGTTCCAAAAACTTTACACGGCCTCAATAACCCTACTTTGCCTGGTGCTGATGCACTTTGGAGTCAGGGCACATGCATGGGGCGAACAGGAAGTTTTCGGTGAAATAGTGACACAGAGGTGGATGTTGACGCTGGAGGAGGTTGATAGAAGATCGCAAAACGACTCTATTTTACAATTTCTGAATCAAAGGGAACTTGGAGGTATTTTATACCAGCCGCACCACTTACTTTCCGAAATTGCAGCTCACATCGACTTGGTTGAAGAAGGCACGGAACATCAATTGTTGATCGGGCTCAATCTCAGTGCCGCTGATCAAAAAACCTATCGCAACCTTGGCCTCACACCACCGTCGGTGCTGGCAGCAGTGGCTGACGACGATTTGACAAGAAAAGCGGCCTCACGTGACGCAGCTCTGTTACGTGCTGCAGGCGTTGATTTTGTGATGATAGACCTCTTTCGACTTTCTTTTTGGCAAGGCTATGGTGAGCAGCCCGAAGCTGTAAAACAGTCTGCCGTTGCTTATCTGAAAGGTCTCACCGAAGGAGGGATTGATGTTGTGGGTAATTTCTCATCCAGTGCGTTTGGTGAGTCAAGACTTCCTTTAACCGAAGAGCTCAGCCTGTCCAAGGATGCCGAAATTAGGGGGATCAATATTAGTTCTCTCCAAAATCAGCCAGTGGCTTTCGAAAACGGCTACGAGGCGACTAAATTCCTGGCTAAGGAGTTTAGCTACCATCCAATCACATTCGCCTCTTACCCATCAGAAAAGGCCTGGAATCAAGACTTGAAGAACCCTGTTGCTGATTTTCTTTTCGTGTCGCCGGGGCAGGCATTTCACGAGTCGGCAAGGCTTGTTGATGCCAAGATTAAATACAAGAAACAAAAAGCGGTGATCGGCAAAATTTCGCAATGGAAATTGCAGCGACTCCTGCTCCGAAGCCAGCCTGAGAACTTTGTGACAGCCGCAGGCAACACAGCTGAAAGGTCATTTGCTTTTCAACTGAATTTGAAGTCTGCTACGCTTCTGACAAATGCTGAGTCCTTGATTCCGTTTAAAAAACTGGAAAATCAATCCTTTGCAACATCCTCTTTTGGTAATGTGAGCAAGGATTTTCTTGAGCATATTCACAAGTATGCGTCCGTAACAGAATTTGCCTTTCCCAGTGGGTTGATGAGCTCAGAAATGCCAGCCTGGCAAATCGCTCATTTCGACAATTACATCGCCGCTATCGATCTGGCGTGGTTCGATGCCCTGAGCCACGAGGAGCAAGCCAGGCTGCTGGTTTTTTTTATCAAGCTGCAAAAAGAGCGGACGAAGGTTACGTTGGTGCTTTTGGGGTTGAGCGAAAACCTTGAGTTGTTTGCAGGCATTGAACACATAAGCTACCACCCTGTGGGCGGCGAACAGGCGGAGCGGCTGGCACCACAGCTTCTTTTTGGGGCCTATGGTTACTCAGGTAAATGGAATGGGTCGAAAGAGCTTTTTGCCAATGCATCTTCAACAGCGTCGCTTGCCAGGCTAAAGTATGGAGAGCCATGGATGAGAACCATTAAAGGACTCAATGTGGTGGACAGCATTGCGATAAAAGCCATTGCAGACAAGGCCACTCCCGGCTGTCAGATTTTAGTAGCCAAAGGTGGCGTGGTGCTTTACGAAAAGTCCTTTGGCTACCTGAGCTACGACAGCCTGATGCCTGTTACCAACGAGACACTTTATGACCTTGCTTCGTTGACCAAGGTGAGTGCCACTTTACAGGCGTTGATGATTTTGGTGGATCAGGGAAAAATCGATATTAAATCCAACCTTGGAGCCTACATTAAGAGTACGCTAGACACAAACAAAGAGAGGCTGATTGTGGAGGATGTGCTGCTTCACCAGGCTGGGCTCAAGCCCTACATTCCTTTTTGGCAGCGATCTTACGAAAGCAAAAGAAAGAAGATACTTGACCCTATGTTCTTCAACGCCTCCGCTGGCGAAGAATTTTCTATGGAGATTCTGCCCGGCATGTACTCAACTCCGGCTATGAAGGACTCTGTTTGGCGATGGACCTTGCAGACGGATTTGATGACCTTAGGGCCAAAAGATTCAGTTTACACCTACAAATACAGTGACCTTGGGTTCATGGTCATCCAAAAACTAGTGGAGGAAGTTGCCGGAATGCCACTCGACGAGTTTGTGAGCAGAGAGGTGTACAAGCCTCTTGGCATGGATCGGCTTTGTTTCCAGCCTTTGTGTAGTTATCCTTACCAGTCGATCGCACCAACTGAGCTCGACTTCTATTTCAGAAAAAACATGGTGTGGGGAACGGTGCACGATGAAAACGCAGCGATAATGGGTGGAGTAGCCGGGCATGCCGGCCTGTTTGGAAATGCGAATTCACTGGCAATTTTGCTTCAAATGCACCTGCAAAAAGGTTATTACGGAGGCAGACAATATGTTGACAATAAGACAGTTGATTTGTTTACTCAGCGCCTGTCTAACAATGCTCCACGGGCGTTAGGCTGGGACATGAAAGACCTCTCTTTCACAAGAAATAATACTTCTTTTTGGAGTTCTGAAACTACTTATGGTCATACTGGGTTTACTGGTACGGCGGTGTGGGTAGATCCGGAAATGGAACTGATTTATATCTTCCTTTCCAATAGGGTTCATCCGGACGCTCACAATAACAAACTCGTAGAATCGAATATACGTACAAGAATCCAGGACGTAATCTATCAGTCGCTAGGTTGGCAGCTTACTTCCGGTGAATAG